A DNA window from Guyparkeria halophila contains the following coding sequences:
- a CDS encoding DUF1614 domain-containing protein — protein MPMPGGPFLFALFGLFLLFVLVQVGALQLAFDKLGLDPEAGMTLLFVSLMGSLVNVPLFRMQAQAPDEPPPEPFRSLLKHRQVPFEGVTTVAVNLGGCLLPLTFSAYLMLHAGAAVFDYLLAVITVSAVSYYASRPVPGIGIGMPIIIAPLAAAMAGILIDPAHSPALAYVGGTLGVLIGADLLRLKDIRKMGSPVASIGGAGTFDGIFITGIIAVLLA, from the coding sequence ATGCCGATGCCGGGCGGTCCGTTCCTGTTCGCCCTGTTCGGGCTCTTCCTGCTCTTCGTCCTGGTTCAGGTCGGGGCGTTGCAGCTCGCCTTCGACAAGCTGGGGCTCGATCCGGAGGCGGGCATGACGCTCCTGTTCGTTTCGTTAATGGGCAGCCTCGTCAATGTGCCGTTGTTTCGCATGCAGGCCCAGGCGCCCGACGAACCGCCCCCCGAACCGTTTCGCAGCCTGCTCAAGCACAGGCAGGTCCCCTTCGAGGGCGTCACGACGGTGGCCGTTAATCTGGGTGGCTGCCTGCTGCCGCTGACATTCTCCGCCTACTTGATGCTTCATGCCGGGGCGGCCGTGTTCGACTACCTGCTGGCCGTGATCACGGTCTCCGCGGTGTCGTACTACGCCAGCCGTCCCGTGCCGGGGATCGGGATCGGCATGCCGATCATCATCGCGCCGCTGGCGGCCGCCATGGCCGGGATCCTGATCGACCCGGCACACAGTCCCGCCCTGGCCTACGTGGGCGGCACGCTCGGCGTACTGATCGGGGCCGATCTGCTGCGTCTGAAGGACATCCGCAAGATGGGCTCGCCGGTGGCCTCCATCGGCGGGGCGGGCACCTTCGACGGCATCTTCATCACCGGCATCATCGCGGTGCTGTTGGCCTGA
- a CDS encoding class I SAM-dependent methyltransferase, with protein sequence MAIGMARDAAFEAHHRRYEDWFERHEAAYVSELLALRAFVPREGDGLEIGVGSGRFAGPLGVQVGVDPSPAMLHYAAKRGIEVVEGVGEALPFAADRFDHVLLVTTICFLDSPATMVAEARRVLRPGGRLVIGFIDRDSPLGQVYATHRHESVFYLEASFHSAEEVAAMLDDGGFRVDAWGQTLSHSPERMREIEPLRSGCGQCAFVVVSAINEG encoded by the coding sequence ATGGCCATCGGCATGGCTAGAGACGCCGCCTTCGAGGCCCATCATCGGCGCTATGAAGACTGGTTCGAGCGCCATGAGGCCGCCTACGTCTCCGAACTGCTCGCCCTGCGGGCGTTCGTGCCCCGGGAGGGCGACGGATTGGAGATCGGGGTGGGCAGCGGTCGTTTTGCCGGGCCGTTGGGCGTGCAGGTGGGCGTCGACCCGTCACCGGCCATGCTGCACTACGCGGCCAAGCGCGGTATCGAGGTGGTCGAAGGCGTTGGCGAGGCACTCCCGTTTGCGGCCGACCGTTTCGATCACGTCTTGCTGGTCACCACGATCTGCTTCCTGGATTCGCCCGCGACGATGGTCGCCGAGGCCCGCCGCGTGCTCAGGCCGGGTGGGCGGCTGGTAATCGGCTTCATCGACCGCGACAGCCCGCTTGGCCAGGTCTACGCCACACACCGCCACGAGAGTGTGTTCTACCTTGAGGCGAGCTTCCACTCGGCCGAGGAGGTGGCGGCGATGCTCGATGACGGCGGCTTTCGCGTGGATGCCTGGGGCCAGACCCTGTCCCACTCACCCGAGCGAATGCGGGAAATCGAGCCCCTGCGGTCCGGGTGCGGCCAATGTGCCTTCGTGGTCGTCTCGGCCATCAACGAGGGGTGA